The Polaribacter sp. HaHaR_3_91 genomic sequence GTGGTATGGAGGCGTTATAAAGTAACAGAAGGCTTTTTTGTTAGAACGACCAACTCTACCACGCATTTGGTGTAAGTCTGAAAGGCCGAAATTATTAGCATTATTAATGAAAATTGTGTTTGCATTTGGTACATCTAAACCACTTTCTATAATGGTTGTAGAAACCAAAACATCAAAATCTCCATTCATAAAACCGAGCATTAATCCCTCTAGTTTTTTACCTTCCATTTGTCCGTGGCCAATACCCACTTTTGCATTTGGCACTAAACGTTGAATTAAACCTGCAACTTCTTTAATATTCTCTATTCTATTATGGATAAAGAAAACTTGCCCTCCTCTAGAAATTTCGTAAGCAATAGCGTCTCGTACTGTTTCTTCAGAAAAACGGATGACATTACTTTCTATAGGATGTCTGTTTGGTGGCGGTGTTTTTATAACCGATAAATCTCTTGCAGCCATTAAACTAAATTGCAACGTTCTAGGAATTGGAGTTGCGGTTAAGGTTAAAGTATCTACATTTTCCTTTAAAGTTTTTAACTTGTCTTTTACTGAAACACCAAATTTTTGCTCTTCGTCGATAATTAATAAACCTAAATCTTTAAATTGTAAGCGTTTGTTTGTAAGTTGATGCGTGCCGATTATAATATCTACAGAACCATCATTTACACCATTTATAGCTTCGGTTTTTTGTTTTGCTGTTCTAAAACGGTTTAGGTAATCTATACGGACAGGGAAATCTTTTAAACGCTCGGTAAAAGTTTTATAATGTTGAAAAGCTAGTATGGTTGTTGGTACTAAAATTGCGACTTGCTTGCCATTATCTACCGCTTTAAAAGCTGCTCTTACGGCAACCTCTGTTTTACCGAAACCAACATCACCACAAACCAAACGATCCATAGGTTGTTCTTTTTCCATATCTAATTTTACAGCTTGTGTAGATGTAAATTGATCTGGTGTATCTTCATACATAAAACTACCTTCTAGCTCATGTTGAATGTGAGTATCTGGACCAAAAGCAAATCCTTTTTGAAGTTTTCTTTTTGCGTATAATTGAATTAAATTAAAGGCAACATGTTTAACTCGGGCTTTTGTTTTTTGTTTAATTTTTTTCCAAGCTCCAGAACCTAATTTGTATATTTTAGGCGCTTTACCGTCTTTACCATTAAATTTAGAAATTTTGTGAAGCGAGTGAATACTTACATATAAAATGTCTCTTTCTCCATAGACCAATTTAATGGCTTCTTGCTTTTTACCTTGAACATCAATTTTTTGTAAACCACCAAATTTTCCAATTCCGTGATCCATGTGTGTTACATAATCGCCAATTTCTAGTTTGTTTAAATCTTGAAGGGTAATGGCTTGTTTTTTAGCGTACCCGTTTTTTAATCTAAATTTATGATAACGTTCAAAAATTTCATGATCGGTGTAACAAACCAACCTATTATCTACATCTACAAAACCTTGGTATAATGGAAAAACAACGGTTTCGTAATGTACTTCTTGTTCTGCATCATCAAAAATATCGTGAAAACGTTTTGCTTGCTGATCGTTGGCACAAAAAATGTAATTAGTAAATTCTGCTTTATGATATTCTTCTAAATTCTCTATTAATAAATCGAACTGCTTATTAAATGAAGGTTGTGCAATGGTATTAAATTTAATTTCTGAAAGACCTTTCGTTTGTGTTTTAGTAGATATTTCTATGAGTGAAAAATCTTGTATTTGATTTTTGATATAACTTCCATCACAAAATAACTCACTTGGTTTTGCGTGTTTTATTTCTTTGGATAAATCTTGGAAAGCATCTTCTGCCTTTTGATAGAATTTATCTAGATTTCCGGTAATTAAATCAATGTTTTTTGCAAAAATGACGGTTTTAGGCGAAATGTATTTAAGAAAACTTTCTCTGTTTTCTTGTAGTGTTTTGTTTTCTACATTTGGCATAATAGAAACCTTTTTCAGTTTCTCATTAGAGAGTTGTGTCTCTACATCAAAAGAACGAATACTGTCTATTTCATCACCAAAAAATTCTACTCGATAAGGTTCATCATTAGAAAAAGAAAAGACATCTATAATTCCTCCACGTACAGAAAAGTCTCCAGGTTCTGTAACAAAATCTACACGTTTAAATTTGTATTCGAATAAAACTTCGTTAACAAAATCGAGTGATAAACTTTCGCCTACAGCTACTTTTAAGGTATTTTTTTCTAATTCTTTTTTGGTAACCACTTTTTCGAATAACGCAGTTGGGTAGGTTACAATTACAACAGGTTTTTTACGAGAATTAATTCGGT encodes the following:
- the mfd gene encoding transcription-repair coupling factor gives rise to the protein MSKQNIVNQYQNSANVSQIINQLQQDKNHFQISNLVGSSLSFVISETFKKVDKPYLLIFNDKEEAAYYLNDLEQLLGEKNVLFYPGSYRRPYQIEETDNANVLLRSEVLNRINSRKKPVVIVTYPTALFEKVVTKKELEKNTLKVAVGESLSLDFVNEVLFEYKFKRVDFVTEPGDFSVRGGIIDVFSFSNDEPYRVEFFGDEIDSIRSFDVETQLSNEKLKKVSIMPNVENKTLQENRESFLKYISPKTVIFAKNIDLITGNLDKFYQKAEDAFQDLSKEIKHAKPSELFCDGSYIKNQIQDFSLIEISTKTQTKGLSEIKFNTIAQPSFNKQFDLLIENLEEYHKAEFTNYIFCANDQQAKRFHDIFDDAEQEVHYETVVFPLYQGFVDVDNRLVCYTDHEIFERYHKFRLKNGYAKKQAITLQDLNKLEIGDYVTHMDHGIGKFGGLQKIDVQGKKQEAIKLVYGERDILYVSIHSLHKISKFNGKDGKAPKIYKLGSGAWKKIKQKTKARVKHVAFNLIQLYAKRKLQKGFAFGPDTHIQHELEGSFMYEDTPDQFTSTQAVKLDMEKEQPMDRLVCGDVGFGKTEVAVRAAFKAVDNGKQVAILVPTTILAFQHYKTFTERLKDFPVRIDYLNRFRTAKQKTEAINGVNDGSVDIIIGTHQLTNKRLQFKDLGLLIIDEEQKFGVSVKDKLKTLKENVDTLTLTATPIPRTLQFSLMAARDLSVIKTPPPNRHPIESNVIRFSEETVRDAIAYEISRGGQVFFIHNRIENIKEVAGLIQRLVPNAKVGIGHGQMEGKKLEGLMLGFMNGDFDVLVSTTIIESGLDVPNANTIFINNANNFGLSDLHQMRGRVGRSNKKAFCYFITPPYHMMTDDARKRIEALVLFSDLGSGINIAMKDLEIRGAGDLLGGEQSGFINDIGFDTYQKILQEAIEELKENEFKELYPTDNSKPKEYVKEVTIDTDFEILFPDDYINSITERLALYNKLGELKTEEELLVFETEIIDRFGEIPTQVEDLLDSVRIKWLAKELGLEKVILKQKRMMGYFVANQQSDFYHTDAFTRMLKYVQLNPKSCVMKEKESKNGIRLLITFIRIDTVKTALGVLQKV